The Fulvia fulva chromosome 1, complete sequence region TCGCCTCCATATTGGCTTGCAGTAGTCGGGACACTTGCTGAAGACGCGGCCGAGGGGGCGAATGCCGGCGATGCGGCAGATCGATACACTGTCGCGGTAAAGCGCATCCTTAGATTTATTTTCATGCCGGTTTCTCCCATGACGCGGTTAAGCTCGTTTTTGTACTGATCGAAGGCAAAGTTTGTGAGGAAACCTAATGAACCCAGTGAGAAAGACAGGACTGGCGGTACAATGCGTTGAAATAGCCAGGACGTGAACAAGACGGTTCCGTCGCCGCCGAGCGTGATGACCAAGTCGAAGAGTTCCGGTCTTTCCAGGCAGAGCGTTGGAGTCCAGAAGTGCAGCATGTCGGTGAATCTTTCGTCCTGTTCCAAGAGCGTATCCAGTCCAAATCGTTTCGACTTTCGCAACTTTGAGTCCACCCAGACATTGACTCCGATATCTTTACCGTACCGGGGCGTAGCTAGAAGGAACTCTGCCAATTCTCGAGTAAGAGTGACCAACGTGTTGTCCCGTGCTTTGGTGATGATCATGACGTTGCGCACAGCTCGTTTCAGCGGCCGTCTTTGCAATTGTCTCGAGACTTCTCTTACTGATGCAGCGGTCTGCATGAGCCTGCTGTGCGACAGCTGGTCATCGCCCTTGATCTCCTCGAGGACCTTTTGAATGTCGACTGCATCCCCGAATCGCTTGTGAAAGAAGCAAGGACTTGTCAGGGCTGCAAGGCGGGCGATGGATGGGGTGTCGGAACATATGCTGAATCGCGCCATAGCAGCGCTCAGATCTTGCTGGCCCTGCGGAGTCCTGGTGCGCTTCTCCTCCAACATCTCCTCAGCGGTCGTCTGGGCTGCGAAGACTTGGGGCGCGGGCATGGGGACTCGTGCAGCGCCGGTACTGAACCTCCTCGGTGTAGAATCGAGTGTCGCTGGGAAGAGTGCATCCAGGCGGCCCTTTGTCGCGCGATTGTCTGGAGTGCCCGGGTAGGAGGATGCTACGTCCATATTGCTGGCGGCTACAGGAGAAGTCATGGCTGGCTCTGACCCTGCAGATGGGGACAACGTGGTGGTGAGCTGGACTAATACTGCATTCAACCAGGATCGGGCGGCGTTAAGAGCGGAGATGGCAGCACGAGCAGATCTTACGATCGTGCCGCGAAGAGCAGCATGCCATGGGAGGAGTGGTGGCGGGGAGGTTTAGGGGTGGTGAAGGTGGTGAAGGTGGTGGAGGTGGAGGCATTTCGCGGTGCTCGGTCAGTTGTCGTCGATGTAATCATAGGCATAGTCATGCTCGGTACGGCAGACTCGACTTGCTTGTTGCCGGTCGGCTGTGACTGCGACGTAATGTTACATGTTGTACCTCCGTGGTCGGTGACCGACAAAACAAGTGCCGCCACGATTGCATGGCCATGACAATCGATGGGTCTGTCATATTCGAACCTACCATCATCGCATTGGACGTGAAGAAGACACAGGTGACGGCAGTGCTGGTACCTTAAGGTCGGCTGAAGCCGGCTCAACACGACCAGCAAACTCTGTCGATCGCAGACACTCCCTGGACGACGACAACAACGGCACCGCGAAAGATGGGACATTGACCGATACGCAGTAGGACAGCACGTACACGTGCGTGAAGGACTACGATAGAGCACGGCGGCTGACGGATCTCGATGCATTCTATGCCAGCCAAGTCCCCACACAGGCCAACACTACAATTCTTGCACTACGATCCCCCAGTAGGAAGCACTCCGTCGTTACTGGTCAAGGAGGTCGTTACTGCGGCGAGCGCGAACGAGTCAGCTTGCTTCTGACAAGCAGAACCCGCGAGAAGACTGATAAATCTTGCCAATGTGCCCATCCTAGTCATCACCGGCGAGGCGAGCTATCACCGCGTATACGACCACTGCACGGTGTCTTACTTAGAGCAAGCAGGCGTTGGCGTTGAACACATTCAGCTGGGCGATGTGGGCATACGCGGCAATTCGCATTTTCTCTTCTTGGAGAAGAACAACCTCGAGATCGCTGAGACTGTCGTTACGCCGTGGATCGAGAAGGTGGCAGGCGTTGTTTGAGCGTGCGGATGCCCATGCGCTCTCGAAGTCGTATCTTCATCCCTGAGGTGTATGACACTCGATCATGCCGTTGGGCTGTGAAGGATGATTCTAAACCTTGGTCACTTGGAGTCCACATCCAACTCATTCATCAGCCCGTCCCCTTCGCAAGAGCACAGACAGCGCGAAAGACGTTAGGCTGCGCATGCCAAAAGCCTCACATTTGCCGAAACCTCGCGTGGCTAACCCTGGTGCAAGATCGTATGTCAAGATCGGTACTTATACACTAGTAACATCATAGCAATATACGCCCCAGCTACCCTCAAGATACTACTGTTTCCAATCGCGGATGCCAGGCGAATCATGATGAACCATGCCGCTTCGGCGTGCTGAGGCTGCCAGGTAGGCCCTAAGCGAACATCTTACAAGCTGTACCGTGATCAATACCAATCACGTTGTGGCGTCCAGTAAACGTCAGAAGGGCAGATGAAAGAGACAATGTGCCATCGAGCAGATGTCGCCTGCGGTCAAGTCCCTTGAACAGCTGAGAGTTTGAAACGTTGGGCGGCTGTACGAGGCACCATTGAAAACTGTGGCGAATGCTCCAAACGTCACTTGATGACGATTGCAGTGTTGTGGTTGGATGCGATGCATCATCAGAGTTGAGAGGAGGAAGAGAAGCGAGATGGGCAGGAACTTGAAGAATGTTCCAAGTATGGCTGCGATTCACTGAGACGACAAACAATTCTCACACATCGCAGACCTCTCAGCCTATTTCCGATACTTCGACCTCGTTGCAGTAGACTGGCAATGCTTTCAACACTTTTGATTCTGGCTATTGCAGCGACTGCCACAGCAGCTCCTGGCTCATCACCATTATCCGAACGGCAGACCGTCGCCGTTTGCACAAGTGGTTACAGTGCACAGTGCTGCGCGACCGATGTTCTCAACTTAGCTGCTCTGGACTGCGAGAATGGCAAGCTTTTTTCGATTGCCTCAATTAGACCAAAGACTGACGCATTGAAATAGTGCCAGTAACTCCAACCTCCAAAGAAGACTTCACTGCTCAGTGCAGTACCGGGGGACAGCAGGCATTGTGCTGCCTATTGCCCATCGTGAGTTGTAGTCTTCATTCGAGATGATGTGGCATTTACTGACTGTCTGCAGCTTGAGCAAGGTCTGATCTGTCAGGAGCCTTGATTAAAAACGTTAGCTTGAACACAGAGCTTGAATGGTGCCGATGGTAGACATGTACAGAAGGGCGCGCTTCACTCCATCAGTAACCAATTGCGTGTACATCTACTCCACCGACAGGCCTTTCCTCTTAGGCGAATTCTTGATAATCTCGAGAGCTAGGACCTTGCATAGCTCCAGCTTACTTCCGATAGGCACACAACCTCTCGAGCTTCCACGTACATCGTTCTGCATATCTTCAAGG contains the following coding sequences:
- a CDS encoding NAD(+) kinase, encoding MTSPVAASNMDVASSYPGTPDNRATKGRLDALFPATLDSTPRRFSTGAARVPMPAPQVFAAQTTAEEMLEEKRTRTPQGQQDLSAAMARFSICSDTPSIARLAALTSPCFFHKRFGDAVDIQKVLEEIKGDDQLSHSRLMQTAASVREVSRQLQRRPLKRAVRNVMIITKARDNTLVTLTRELAEFLLATPRYGKDIGVNVWVDSKLRKSKRFGLDTLLEQDERFTDMLHFWTPTLCLERPELFDLVITLGGDGTVLFTSWLFQRIVPPVLSFSLGSLGFLTNFAFDQYKNELNRVMGETGMKINLRMRFTATVYRSAASPAFAPSAASSASVPTTASQYGGESQSTKIEGETHEVLNELVIDRGPSSYISSLDLYANDSLLTRISADGIILSTPTGSTAYSLSAGGSLVHPDIPAILLTPICPHTLSFRPMLLNDDMALKVAIPSTGRGGAFVSFDGKGRVELGRGDEVVVRASQYPFPTVMGQPLEWFDSISRTLRWNTRAAEQKDWAGRAAGHGEGEGADLVEAEESADNRKEPEFDIDFEEDDDTVSARDSGYSESGNGSEKKWS